CGATGGGATCATGGGATTACCCAAATTTTTAGCCTCGTGAGAATAAATATTGTAGCTGAGGAGCCAGCTTCCCCTGAAACCGTTGGCGTACCAGGAAGAATCGGGGATGGCGCCATAATGAGTAGTTGCCCAGAGAGTGCCGTCGGGCATGATCCCCATCTCACCGTGAATCTTGCCGTCGGTATAGGTCTTGTCCTTCCAGCCCAGGAGTTTAGTGACATCCACCACAGAGTGCAGCAGGTTGCGGGCAGAGCTGTACTCATAGATATTAAGCTGGCAACCCATACCTCTATGGTCGCCAACCGAGAAAAAGAATCGGCTGTCCTCGCTCCGGATAACATGCCCCCAGTTAGCCCAACCCGCCATATATTGAGCTCCTTCTTCAGTGATGTATTCAGGGATCATGTTCGGCAGGATGCGAAGTTTCGCAATGGGAGGAACCTTCGCCACAACGAAATCTCCGACCAGCTTTTCTTTTGGCGAACTGGGGGCCAAGAGGAATTTCTCCGAGGTATCCATCACAAAATCGGTTTTTTCGCGGAGTTTCATCTTGTCGAACTGGGCGTTCAGTTCCATACGCTTCTTCTCCCTTTCGGCCTTCGTCTGGGCGGGAAGAGAAGAAACGGTGAAACAAGAGAGAACAATCAGGATGATGCATGTACGGATTCCGGTCATTGAAGTTCCTTCTTGAAAATTCGATGTTGAAAATATCCCCGGAGTTTATATACCCTTCATGGCTATAAAAAACTTATGTCATCAACGCTATCTTAAGAGAGTCATCTTCATGGTATTGGAAATGTCTCCCGATTTGATCGTGTAGAAATATACTCCTGCTGAAAACTTTGAGGCATTCCAAGTCGCGGAGTGAACACCTGCATTCAAGGTAGTGTTCACCAGTGTTGAGACTTTCTGTCCGGCAGAATTATATATTTCTAGGGTAGTTTTTGCCGTTTTAGGCAATGTGAAATTAATTGTGGTGCTCGGGTTGAAGGGATTCGGGGTGTTTTGGGACACCACAAAAGCAGAAGGAGAAACCTCCTCTACTCCCACATCTGTAGCAATTACACCACTTATGGAATCATGCTCCATATACCAAATGCCGTTTTGCATGGTAGTATCGTTTGATGACATATTGTCACAATAAATACCATCATACGCGCAACCGGTATCAACAAAAAATAGACCGCGTTTTGTTCTCGCGGTTTCACCGGCAAAAGCGAAATAATTAATTCCTGTGCCGTCAGGTCCCATAAGTGCAAAAGAGACAGCTCCTAAATCGTAAGATGGCGTAATACTGAACATATTTGCATCTATAGAATAAGAATAGCAGTAGGGCCCGGTATTGAAATCAAAACATACCCATGGTTTTTGTGAAGTTGGTTGCCAGTTAGTATCGTTCACATAGTCACCATTCTGGTTTACCCAGACAAAAAGGTCTGATTTATTTTCCACTGAGGGATTGATCATGGATTTTAAGCAAGAACCCGAGTGGTTCAGAAACAAGTAGCCATTTCTCTCATGAATCATTGTTGGGCCTCCAGCGCTCTGGCCACCGGCTTTATAATCATCCGGATGATACAACCATTCTGTAAGATCGAAGGTTGTCTGGATACTGCCGTCAAAGTCGATTTTATACAGTTTGTTACTGATTCCATCTTGATACTGGCCGTAATAGCCGGCATATATATAATTTCCGTCAGAAGTTGGTCCAGATCCCTGATAAATCGGCTGATTCCATGTTACCACTCCGTTGTCTCCAAAAGAAACTTCCAGAATAGAATTACCTTGGGGGACCCACTGATACTTATAAAGCCCTTCGATTTTTGAACTTGAATTATCGGCTTCTGCATAAAAGTATTTAGTATCGCCCGGGTGGCAATAGGTTCTGTATTTCAGCGTCCAACCGGTAGGAAGAGTAAATTTTGTAGTTTCATAAAGCGTGAGGTCTTCTGTACTGTTACCGATGGTCCATCGAGAGGTTACATTGTGAATCATTGGTTTATCAAGCGCCTTCCCGCCCGGACCTTTGGTCACTATATTCGT
Above is a genomic segment from Candidatus Latescibacter sp. containing:
- a CDS encoding T9SS type A sorting domain-containing protein, with the protein product MKTIISALLFVFIASNSIAANFQPTLLKLNAPSKIRYNFDGKNLEIPVTVSGTMAGVIFFVYTKDKANLITKTRNGFLGWHYVNKVDTCMYFSSAVTLPVGKSVINWSGREKGGGLLGAGEYTYYLWGYDNKNPKTRVANGTWYPYSDTNIVTKGPGGKALDKPMIHNVTSRWTIGNSTEDLTLYETTKFTLPTGWTLKYRTYCHPGDTKYFYAEADNSSSKIEGLYKYQWVPQGNSILEVSFGDNGVVTWNQPIYQGSGPTSDGNYIYAGYYGQYQDGISNKLYKIDFDGSIQTTFDLTEWLYHPDDYKAGGQSAGGPTMIHERNGYLFLNHSGSCLKSMINPSVENKSDLFVWVNQNGDYVNDTNWQPTSQKPWVCFDFNTGPYCYSYSIDANMFSITPSYDLGAVSFALMGPDGTGINYFAFAGETARTKRGLFFVDTGCAYDGIYCDNMSSNDTTMQNGIWYMEHDSISGVIATDVGVEEVSPSAFVVSQNTPNPFNPSTTINFTLPKTAKTTLEIYNSAGQKVSTLVNTTLNAGVHSATWNASKFSAGVYFYTIKSGDISNTMKMTLLR